A single window of Streptomyces cathayae DNA harbors:
- the bfr gene encoding bacterioferritin: MQGDPEVIEFLNEQLTAELTAINQYFLHSKLQDHKGWTKLAEYTRAESFDEMRHAEVLTDRILLLDGLPNYQRLFHVQVGQTVTEMFQADRKIEVEAIDRLRRGVEVMRNKNDITSANIFEAILADEEHHIDYLDTQLELIEKLGEALYLSTVIEQSQPDPSGPGTSGFSTR, from the coding sequence ATGCAGGGCGACCCCGAGGTCATCGAATTCCTCAACGAGCAGCTGACCGCCGAGCTGACCGCGATCAACCAGTACTTCCTGCACTCGAAGCTGCAGGACCACAAAGGCTGGACCAAGCTCGCCGAGTACACGCGCGCCGAGTCCTTCGACGAGATGCGGCACGCGGAGGTCCTCACCGACCGCATCCTGCTGCTCGACGGCCTGCCCAACTACCAGCGGCTCTTCCACGTCCAGGTCGGGCAGACGGTGACGGAGATGTTCCAGGCCGACCGGAAGATCGAGGTCGAGGCCATCGACCGCCTGCGCCGCGGCGTGGAGGTCATGCGCAACAAGAACGACATCACGTCCGCCAACATCTTCGAGGCGATCCTCGCCGACGAGGAGCACCACATCGACTACCTGGACACCCAGCTGGAGCTCATCGAGAAGCTGGGCGAGGCGCTGTACCTGTCGACGGTGATCGAGCAGTCGCAGCCGGACCCCTCGGGCCCGGGGACGAGCGGGTTCTCGACCCGCTAG
- a CDS encoding sulfite oxidase-like oxidoreductase, translated as MGQPAERESGERTAEEAARFELPPGQRLQKGWPVTHYGPVPRFRPERWEFRVFGATADGGTHCWNHEEFTSLPYHSVVADLHCVTKFSMLGAEWGGIPARTLLELAPPAPGVTHVMAWAEYGYSANLRLADFSSEQALFATHKDGELLTAEHGFPLRLILPHLYAWKGPKWVRGVEYMTADRRGFWEERGYHNVGDPWREQRYSYQEEPGDGPEL; from the coding sequence ATGGGTCAGCCGGCGGAACGCGAATCGGGGGAGCGCACAGCAGAGGAAGCGGCGCGGTTCGAGCTTCCGCCGGGGCAGCGGCTGCAGAAGGGCTGGCCGGTCACGCACTACGGGCCCGTCCCCAGGTTCCGGCCCGAGCGCTGGGAGTTCAGGGTGTTCGGCGCCACCGCCGACGGCGGCACGCACTGCTGGAACCACGAGGAGTTCACGTCCCTGCCGTACCACAGCGTCGTGGCCGACCTGCACTGCGTCACGAAGTTCAGCATGCTCGGCGCCGAATGGGGCGGGATCCCGGCCCGTACCCTCCTGGAACTCGCCCCGCCCGCGCCCGGCGTCACCCATGTGATGGCCTGGGCCGAGTACGGATACAGCGCCAACCTCCGGCTGGCGGACTTCTCGTCCGAGCAGGCGCTCTTCGCCACCCACAAGGACGGCGAACTGCTGACCGCCGAGCACGGGTTCCCGCTCCGCCTGATCCTCCCCCACCTCTACGCCTGGAAGGGACCGAAGTGGGTCCGCGGCGTGGAGTACATGACCGCCGACCGCCGCGGCTTCTGGGAGGAGCGCGGCTATCACAACGTCGGCGACCCCTGGAGAGAGCAGCGCTACTCCTACCAGGAGGAGCCCGGGGACGGCCCCGAACTCTGA
- a CDS encoding deoxyribonuclease IV, with protein MKSHLSGPARNPVGGHVPVAGGLHSVGLSYARELRAEAVQVFVANPRGWATPTGDPKQDAAFREACAAGSIPAYVHAPYLINFGSHTEATVERSVGSLRHSLRRGREIGALGVVVHTGSATGGRERSVALRQVREYLLPLLDELTHDDDPFLLLESTAGQGASLCSLVRDFGPYFEVLDAHPKLGVCLDTCHVFAAGHDLTGPSGMRRTLDLLVDTVGEGRLKLIHANDSMDVVGAHKDRHANIGAGHIGEEPFRALMAHPATEGVPLIIETPGGKEGHAADVERLKKLRDQGSRPADQGS; from the coding sequence GTGAAGAGTCACCTGTCCGGCCCTGCCCGCAACCCGGTCGGCGGCCATGTCCCGGTGGCCGGCGGTCTGCATTCCGTCGGCCTGTCCTACGCCCGTGAGCTGCGCGCGGAGGCCGTGCAGGTCTTCGTCGCCAACCCGCGCGGCTGGGCGACGCCGACCGGCGACCCGAAGCAGGACGCGGCGTTCCGCGAGGCGTGTGCGGCCGGGTCGATCCCGGCGTACGTGCACGCCCCGTATCTGATCAACTTCGGGTCCCACACCGAGGCGACCGTCGAACGGTCCGTCGGGTCGCTGCGCCACTCGCTGCGGCGCGGGCGCGAGATCGGGGCGCTGGGTGTGGTGGTGCACACCGGCAGCGCGACCGGCGGACGGGAGCGGTCGGTGGCGCTGCGGCAGGTACGGGAGTACCTGCTGCCGCTGCTCGACGAGCTCACCCATGACGACGACCCGTTCCTGCTGCTGGAGTCGACGGCCGGCCAGGGCGCCTCCCTGTGCTCGCTGGTCCGGGACTTCGGTCCGTACTTCGAGGTGCTGGACGCCCATCCGAAGCTGGGTGTCTGCCTGGACACCTGCCATGTCTTCGCGGCCGGCCACGACCTGACCGGGCCGAGCGGGATGCGCCGGACACTGGATCTGCTGGTGGACACGGTCGGCGAGGGCCGGCTGAAGCTCATCCACGCCAACGACTCCATGGATGTGGTCGGCGCGCACAAGGACCGTCACGCGAACATCGGCGCAGGCCACATAGGCGAGGAACCGTTCCGCGCGCTGATGGCGCACCCGGCGACCGAGGGGGTGCCCCTGATCATCGAGACCCCCGGCGGCAAGGAGGGGCACGCGGCGGACGTGGAGCGTCTGAAGAAACTCCGGGATCAGGGTTCCCGACCCGCGGATCAGGGTTCCTGA
- the pknB gene encoding Stk1 family PASTA domain-containing Ser/Thr kinase, producing MDTTLQDPLVGQLLDGRYRVEARIAVGGMATVYRAVDTRLDRVLALKVMHPALAADGSFVERFIREAKSVARLAHPNVVQVFDQGTDGAYVYLAMEYIAGCTLRDVLRERGALQPRAALDILEPMLAALGAAHRAGFVHRDMKPENVLIGDDGRVKVADFGLVRAVDTVTNTTGTVLGTVSYLAPEQVESGSADPRVDVYACGILLYEMLTGEKPHDGDSPAIVLYKHLHDDVPPPSAAVPGMAYALDELVASATARNPEVRPYDAVALLAQVREARGGLDDGQLDAVPPQALTSEDQTVRGAENRTSVIPRALTSPTLGFARAGGPPSRPLPVDEHRHTSRLQSPALPPRRGVSLRGPLLRRGPMAIVVAVLLVLGAGAGVWYINSGQFTKVPPLLAKTEKEARERLADAGLGVGRVEEAYSDTVERGTVISTDPKAGARIRGSDSVSLTLSKGPQTVRVPDVDGYRLDKARSVLKDAGLEPGMVTQEFSEDVAKGFVVSTGPGKGTKVRAGSAVALTVSKGSPVDVPEVVGQDLDDARAALEKAGLKVSIAAERVTSEHDAGRVALQSPEAGREAAEGDGVTLTLSKGPEMVAVPDVVGDSVDEATGKLEGAGFRVKEDRGLLGLFGDTVKAQSVSGGDTAPKGSTITLTIR from the coding sequence GTGGACACGACCCTTCAGGACCCTCTGGTCGGGCAGTTGCTCGACGGCCGGTACCGCGTCGAGGCGCGTATCGCGGTCGGCGGGATGGCCACGGTCTACCGGGCCGTGGACACCCGTCTGGACCGCGTGCTCGCGCTCAAGGTGATGCACCCGGCGCTCGCCGCCGACGGCTCCTTCGTCGAGCGGTTCATCCGCGAGGCGAAGTCGGTGGCCCGGTTGGCCCATCCGAACGTGGTCCAGGTCTTCGACCAGGGCACCGACGGGGCGTACGTCTACCTGGCGATGGAGTACATCGCCGGCTGCACCCTGCGGGACGTGCTGCGCGAGCGCGGTGCGCTGCAGCCGCGGGCCGCTCTGGACATCCTGGAGCCGATGCTGGCCGCGCTCGGCGCCGCGCACCGGGCCGGGTTCGTGCACCGGGACATGAAGCCGGAGAACGTGCTGATAGGGGACGACGGCCGGGTCAAGGTCGCCGACTTCGGGCTGGTCCGGGCCGTGGACACGGTGACGAACACCACCGGCACCGTGCTGGGCACGGTCTCCTACCTGGCGCCGGAGCAGGTCGAGAGCGGCAGCGCCGACCCCCGCGTGGACGTGTACGCGTGCGGCATCCTGCTGTACGAGATGCTGACCGGTGAGAAGCCGCACGACGGCGACTCCCCCGCGATCGTGCTCTACAAGCATCTGCACGACGACGTGCCGCCGCCGTCGGCCGCCGTCCCCGGTATGGCGTACGCGCTGGACGAACTGGTCGCTTCGGCGACCGCGCGCAACCCGGAGGTCCGCCCGTACGACGCGGTGGCGCTCCTCGCGCAGGTCCGCGAGGCGCGCGGCGGACTCGACGACGGGCAGCTGGACGCGGTGCCGCCGCAGGCGCTGACCTCGGAGGACCAGACCGTCCGGGGCGCCGAGAACCGTACGAGCGTCATCCCGCGCGCGCTCACGTCCCCCACTCTCGGCTTCGCTCGAGCGGGGGGACCCCCATCCCGCCCGCTGCCCGTCGACGAGCACCGCCACACCAGTCGGCTCCAGTCCCCGGCGCTGCCGCCGCGGCGCGGTGTGTCGCTGCGCGGTCCGCTGCTGCGGCGCGGACCGATGGCGATCGTCGTCGCCGTGCTGCTGGTGCTGGGCGCCGGGGCGGGCGTGTGGTACATCAACTCCGGCCAGTTCACCAAGGTCCCGCCGCTGCTGGCGAAGACCGAGAAGGAGGCCCGGGAGCGGCTGGCGGACGCCGGGCTGGGCGTCGGCCGGGTCGAGGAGGCGTACAGCGACACCGTGGAGCGGGGCACGGTGATCAGCACGGATCCGAAGGCGGGCGCCCGTATCCGCGGCAGCGACTCGGTCTCGCTCACCCTCTCCAAGGGGCCGCAGACCGTGCGGGTGCCCGATGTCGACGGCTACCGGCTGGACAAGGCGCGGTCCGTGCTGAAGGACGCGGGTCTGGAGCCGGGCATGGTCACCCAGGAGTTCAGCGAGGACGTGGCCAAGGGCTTCGTGGTCTCCACCGGGCCGGGCAAGGGCACGAAGGTCCGTGCGGGCTCGGCGGTGGCGCTCACCGTCAGCAAGGGCAGCCCGGTGGACGTCCCCGAGGTGGTCGGCCAGGACCTGGACGACGCGCGCGCCGCGCTGGAGAAGGCCGGTCTGAAGGTGAGCATCGCCGCCGAGCGGGTCACCTCCGAGCACGACGCGGGCCGGGTGGCCCTGCAGAGCCCGGAGGCCGGCCGTGAGGCCGCCGAGGGGGACGGCGTGACGCTGACGCTGTCCAAGGGACCCGAGATGGTGGCGGTCCCGGACGTGGTCGGCGACAGTGTGGACGAGGCCACCGGGAAGCTGGAGGGTGCCGGGTTCCGGGTCAAGGAGGACCGCGGGCTGCTCGGTCTGTTCGGCGACACCGTCAAGGCGCAGTCCGTGTCCGGCGGGGACACCGCGCCCAAGGGCTCGACGATCACCCTCACGATCCGCTGA
- a CDS encoding thiazole synthase, protein MADDPFVLGGTSFTSRLIMGTGGAPSLEVLERALVASGTELTTVAMRRVNPSVHGSVLSVLDRLGIRVLPNTAGCFTAGEAVLTARLAREALGTDLVKLEVIADERTLLPDPVELLEAAETLVDDGFTVLPYTNDDPVLARKLEDVGCAAVMPLGSPIGSGLGIRNPHNFELITQHARVPVILDAGAGTASDAALAMELGCAGVMLASAVTRAQEPVLMAAAMRSAVEAGRLARRAGRIPRRHFAEASSPAEGLAVLDPERPAF, encoded by the coding sequence ATGGCCGACGATCCGTTCGTCCTCGGCGGTACGTCCTTCACGTCCCGTCTGATCATGGGCACCGGCGGGGCGCCCAGCCTCGAGGTGCTGGAGCGGGCGCTGGTGGCGTCCGGGACCGAGCTGACGACCGTCGCGATGCGGCGGGTGAACCCCTCGGTGCACGGCTCGGTGCTCTCGGTGCTGGACAGGCTGGGCATCCGGGTGCTGCCGAACACGGCCGGCTGTTTCACCGCCGGGGAGGCGGTGCTCACCGCCCGTCTCGCGCGGGAGGCGCTCGGCACCGACCTGGTCAAGCTGGAGGTCATCGCCGACGAGCGCACCCTGCTGCCGGACCCCGTCGAACTGCTGGAGGCGGCCGAGACCCTGGTCGACGACGGGTTCACGGTGCTGCCCTACACCAACGACGATCCGGTGCTGGCGCGGAAGCTGGAGGACGTGGGCTGTGCGGCGGTCATGCCGCTCGGGTCGCCGATCGGGTCGGGGCTCGGCATCCGCAACCCGCACAACTTCGAGCTGATCACGCAGCACGCGCGCGTACCGGTGATCCTGGACGCGGGTGCCGGTACGGCGTCGGACGCGGCGCTGGCGATGGAACTGGGGTGCGCGGGGGTGATGCTCGCCTCGGCGGTGACGCGGGCGCAGGAGCCGGTGCTGATGGCCGCCGCCATGCGGAGCGCGGTCGAGGCGGGGCGGCTGGCCCGGCGGGCAGGGCGGATTCCGCGGCGGCACTTCGCCGAGGCGTCCTCTCCCGCGGAGGGGCTGGCCGTGCTGGATCCGGAGCGGCCGGCGTTCTGA
- the thiS gene encoding sulfur carrier protein ThiS yields MNTPAHTPVTVTVPVTLNGEPREVAPGTALDALVGTLTEAHSGVAAALNETVVPRAQWPLTPLAEGDRVEVLTAVQGG; encoded by the coding sequence ATGAACACTCCTGCGCACACCCCGGTCACCGTCACGGTCCCGGTCACGCTCAACGGGGAGCCGCGCGAGGTGGCTCCCGGTACGGCGCTCGACGCGCTGGTCGGCACGCTCACCGAGGCGCACTCCGGGGTGGCCGCCGCCCTCAACGAAACGGTCGTCCCGCGCGCGCAGTGGCCGCTCACGCCCCTCGCCGAGGGGGACCGGGTGGAAGTCCTGACCGCGGTGCAGGGAGGCTGA
- the thiO gene encoding glycine oxidase ThiO, with amino-acid sequence MSPTHTSQRSPDVLVVGGGVIGLVTAWRAAQRGLATTVLDPEPGGGAAQVAAGMLAAVTELHYGEQTLLRLNLASALRYPGFAAELTEATGHDLGYRRCGTLAVALDADDRAHLRELHALQQQSGLDAQWLSGRECRRLEPMLAPGVRGGLRVDGDHQIDPRRLAAALVTACERAGVVLHRAWADRLTVSGERATGVVTADGTRLAAGQVVLAGGSLSGRLAGIPAELLPPVRPVKGQVLRLAMPDRFGPFLSRTVRAVVRGSQVYLVPRESGELVIGATSEEQGWDTTVTAGGVYELLRDAHELVPGITELPLTETRAGLRPGTPDNAPLLGPSGLEGLVLATGHHRNGVLLTPVTGDVLAEFLATGELPAQARPFTPRRFTATAAVLTEQPA; translated from the coding sequence ATGTCACCCACACACACCTCGCAGCGCTCCCCCGACGTCCTCGTCGTCGGGGGCGGCGTCATCGGTCTGGTCACGGCCTGGCGGGCCGCGCAGCGCGGGCTGGCCACGACCGTGCTGGACCCCGAGCCGGGCGGCGGTGCCGCTCAGGTGGCCGCCGGAATGCTGGCCGCCGTCACGGAACTGCACTACGGCGAGCAGACCCTGCTCCGCCTGAACCTCGCCTCCGCGCTCCGCTACCCCGGCTTCGCGGCCGAGCTCACCGAGGCCACCGGCCACGACCTCGGCTACCGCCGGTGCGGCACGCTCGCGGTCGCGCTGGACGCCGACGACCGCGCCCATCTGCGCGAACTGCACGCCCTGCAGCAGCAGTCGGGGCTCGACGCGCAGTGGCTGTCGGGGCGGGAGTGCCGACGCCTGGAACCGATGCTCGCCCCCGGTGTGCGCGGCGGGCTGCGGGTGGACGGCGACCACCAGATCGACCCCCGGCGGCTGGCGGCGGCGCTGGTGACCGCCTGCGAGCGGGCGGGGGTGGTCCTGCACCGCGCGTGGGCCGACCGGCTCACCGTCTCCGGGGAGCGGGCCACGGGCGTGGTCACCGCCGACGGCACCCGGCTGGCCGCCGGGCAGGTGGTGCTGGCCGGCGGCAGCCTCAGCGGTCGGCTCGCGGGCATCCCCGCGGAACTGCTGCCTCCCGTGCGTCCCGTGAAGGGGCAGGTGCTCCGGCTGGCGATGCCCGACCGGTTCGGTCCGTTCCTGAGCCGGACGGTGCGGGCGGTGGTGCGGGGCAGCCAGGTGTATCTGGTCCCGCGCGAGAGCGGGGAACTGGTGATCGGGGCGACCAGCGAGGAGCAGGGCTGGGACACCACCGTCACCGCGGGCGGGGTGTACGAGCTGCTGCGCGACGCCCACGAACTGGTCCCCGGCATCACCGAGCTTCCCCTCACCGAGACCCGGGCCGGGCTGCGCCCCGGCACCCCCGACAACGCGCCCCTGCTCGGCCCGTCCGGGCTCGAGGGGCTGGTCCTGGCGACCGGGCACCACCGCAACGGCGTGCTGCTCACTCCGGTCACCGGCGACGTCCTGGCGGAGTTCCTGGCCACCGGTGAACTCCCGGCACAGGCCCGCCCCTTCACCCCCCGGCGGTTCACCGCGACCGCCGCCGTCCTCACGGAGCAGCCCGCATGA
- a CDS encoding NAD(P)/FAD-dependent oxidoreductase, with translation MSEQMQQRGPSEPRRVVVTGAGMAGVQTAVALREQGFTGTVTLIGAEPHQPYDRPPLSKAVLLGKAENSAFDVDFEALGIELRLGCEVLGLRPADHELDTEAGPVPYDVLVVATGAEPVRLPGADGVPGVHLLRTLDDVERLRPVLADRQDIVVVGAGWIGAEFATAAREAGCAVTVVEAADRPLAEALPAQAAAPMTAWYGDAGVVLRTRARVERVEPGAVVLDDGSRLPAGAVVVGIGARPATAWLTGSGVELGERGDVVADPHLMTSVPDVYAVGDCASFPSGRYGERLLVHHWDNALQGPRTVAANILGAATGEPPAVYDPVPYFWSEQFGRFVQYAGHHADADRTVWRGDADGPAWTVCWLRESRLVALLAVGRPRDLAQGRRLIEAGTVLDAELLADSERPLKSAKG, from the coding sequence GTGAGCGAGCAGATGCAGCAACGGGGACCGTCCGAGCCGCGGCGCGTGGTGGTGACGGGGGCCGGAATGGCCGGCGTGCAGACCGCCGTCGCCCTCCGGGAGCAGGGATTCACCGGCACCGTGACGCTGATCGGTGCCGAACCCCACCAGCCGTACGACCGGCCCCCCCTGTCCAAGGCGGTGCTGCTCGGCAAGGCGGAGAACTCCGCCTTCGACGTCGACTTCGAGGCGCTCGGCATCGAACTGCGGCTCGGCTGCGAGGTGCTCGGACTGCGCCCCGCCGACCATGAACTGGACACGGAGGCCGGGCCGGTCCCCTACGACGTCCTGGTCGTCGCGACCGGTGCCGAACCGGTCCGGCTGCCGGGCGCGGACGGGGTCCCGGGCGTCCATCTGCTGCGCACCCTGGACGACGTCGAACGGCTGCGGCCGGTGCTCGCGGACCGCCAGGACATCGTGGTCGTCGGCGCCGGCTGGATCGGCGCGGAGTTCGCCACGGCGGCGCGCGAGGCGGGCTGCGCGGTCACCGTCGTGGAGGCGGCCGACCGGCCGCTGGCCGAGGCGCTGCCCGCCCAGGCGGCCGCCCCGATGACCGCCTGGTACGGCGACGCGGGGGTGGTGCTGCGCACCCGCGCGCGCGTGGAGCGCGTCGAGCCCGGCGCGGTGGTGCTGGACGACGGCTCGCGACTGCCCGCGGGCGCCGTCGTCGTCGGGATCGGGGCCCGCCCCGCCACCGCCTGGCTGACCGGATCCGGGGTCGAGCTCGGCGAGCGCGGTGACGTGGTCGCCGACCCGCACCTGATGACCTCCGTGCCGGACGTGTACGCGGTCGGCGACTGCGCGTCCTTCCCCTCGGGGCGGTACGGCGAACGCCTGCTGGTGCACCACTGGGACAACGCCCTGCAGGGCCCGCGCACGGTCGCGGCGAACATCCTCGGGGCGGCCACCGGCGAACCTCCGGCGGTGTACGACCCGGTGCCGTACTTCTGGTCCGAGCAGTTCGGCCGCTTCGTCCAGTACGCCGGGCACCACGCGGACGCCGACCGGACGGTGTGGCGCGGGGACGCCGACGGGCCGGCCTGGACGGTCTGCTGGCTCCGGGAGTCCCGGCTGGTGGCGCTGCTCGCGGTGGGCCGCCCCCGCGACCTGGCCCAGGGGCGCCGGCTGATCGAGGCGGGGACGGTGCTGGACGCGGAGCTGCTGGCCGACTCGGAGCGGCCGCTGAAGTCGGCGAAGGGGTGA
- a CDS encoding Rv2175c family DNA-binding protein, with product MTEIDAKIDALVPAWLTLPDIAEMLGVEVTRVRQLVKEGQLIAVRRGENRALQVPAAFIDEDKVVKGLTGTLTLLRDDGFTDEEMLEWLFTADESLPGTPAQALSENRGTEVKRRAQALAV from the coding sequence GTGACCGAGATTGACGCAAAGATCGATGCTCTCGTCCCCGCCTGGCTCACCCTGCCCGACATCGCCGAGATGCTCGGTGTCGAGGTGACGCGCGTCCGGCAGCTGGTCAAGGAGGGCCAGCTCATCGCCGTACGCCGAGGTGAGAACCGCGCACTGCAGGTCCCCGCCGCCTTCATCGACGAGGACAAGGTCGTCAAGGGCCTCACCGGCACCCTGACGCTCCTGCGGGACGACGGTTTCACGGACGAAGAGATGCTGGAATGGCTTTTCACCGCCGACGAGAGCCTGCCGGGCACGCCCGCGCAGGCGCTGAGCGAGAACCGCGGCACGGAGGTGAAGCGCCGCGCCCAGGCGCTCGCCGTCTGA
- the thiE gene encoding thiamine phosphate synthase yields MPVTTAGTTARTAAGTTARARLSDALVYLCTDARKRQGDLAEFLDAVLAGGVDIVQLRDKGMEAGEELEHLAVLADACARHGKLLAVNDRADVAHAAGAGVLHLGQGDLPVPAARAVLGEDVLIGRSTHAESEAAAAAVQEGVDYFCTGPCWPTPTKPGRHAPGLGLVRYAAALGTDRPWFAIGGIDLGNLDEVLEAGARRVVVVRAVTEADDPGAAASEFAKRLRAASGAR; encoded by the coding sequence ATGCCAGTCACCACCGCAGGCACCACCGCGCGTACCGCCGCAGGCACCACCGCGCGCGCCCGGCTCTCCGACGCCCTGGTCTATCTCTGCACCGACGCCCGCAAGCGGCAGGGCGATCTCGCGGAGTTCCTGGACGCGGTCCTGGCCGGCGGTGTCGACATCGTGCAGCTGAGGGACAAGGGCATGGAGGCCGGCGAGGAGCTGGAGCACCTGGCGGTCCTCGCGGACGCCTGCGCCCGGCACGGCAAGCTGCTCGCGGTGAACGACCGCGCGGACGTCGCCCACGCCGCCGGCGCCGGCGTCCTGCACCTCGGCCAGGGCGACCTTCCCGTCCCCGCGGCCCGAGCCGTCCTGGGCGAGGACGTCCTGATCGGCCGCTCCACGCACGCCGAGTCCGAGGCGGCCGCGGCGGCCGTGCAGGAGGGCGTGGACTACTTCTGCACCGGCCCCTGCTGGCCCACCCCCACCAAGCCCGGCCGCCACGCCCCCGGCCTCGGCCTGGTCCGGTACGCCGCAGCCCTCGGCACCGACCGCCCCTGGTTCGCCATCGGCGGCATCGACCTCGGCAACCTCGACGAGGTGCTGGAGGCCGGCGCCCGCCGGGTCGTCGTCGTACGGGCCGTCACCGAGGCGGACGACCCGGGCGCGGCGGCGTCCGAGTTCGCGAAGCGGCTGCGCGCGGCGTCCGGCGCCCGGTGA